TTGTAGAAAACTCCCAAAGCTTCTACAAAATTGATGCCGAATCTTTGAATCAAAGTATCGTCTCTTGTTGTTGCCAACCAAAAAAGTCATTTAACACACGTAACAAAGTCTTCTATTTCTACATGGCCttcgtaaatataaaatacagaGGATAACACTGTTGGACAACTTCATCTACTTATTACTGGTAACACTAAACAAATAACTTTAATATTCCTTCCATCTTCCCTTACCACCAAAGGAAGAAAAGGAAACATCCTCAGGAGATCTATCACTTCAATCTCTCAGAGTTAGGGATAGATATTCCCAACTCTCCACCCCCGAAATTCTCATTCTCATCCCCTCTGCCATGTTGATAATGACGATGAGACCATGGGATCGTGCTAACCGACGGAAAGCAACATTTGCACTCGTGGGGACACGCTAGCTCCGGGAAAGTTTCACATTTTTTGCGTGTTCTATTTCCATCGTGATTGTGCTGCGTAGCCTCCCAAAGCGGCCCCCAACATTCAACCTTATTGTACTCCGGGATGTTTGAGTGGAAATAAACCCAAACAGGAGATTCTTGTAGCTCAGGGTAACTATTCAACAAGTTCCCATCCCCATGAACAAAAGCTTTCAATACCTATAAGTCAATAACTCAAATGATTAAGAGGTGACATTGTTACATACCAAAATCATAATAGTACATAGAACCACATACTTACCACCGGTAATTCCTTGCAAAATATGTAGTACCGAAGCTTCGCTATGAGATCCAAAAGGAAGTGGCCTCCACTAATGTGGCAATGAACGTGAAGGGACATTTTACCCTTCACTTTCTTCCACTCGGCCACTACTTCGTCCCGAAATAATCTATTAGCCCATCCCTGCAACTGGTGATCCACAAACAACAGAAAAAACATCGGTCTCTGAAAACACAAACCCCTAAATTTTTGTGCTGTATTGTATAGGAGGTTGTTCTTAATATTTACCTGAGAATTATTGATAGATTGGGAAATGGCTAATGTTAACTTAGCTGTTATGTCACTGTGAGTTAGAGTGTAAGTTCTTGGGAGCTTTGATGGATGCTTCTTCTCATCAACTCCTAAGAATGATACTTTCAATTTGGAGGCTTCAAAAATCGCCGGTCCAAATAATCTTGCAACCTTATTGATTCATAAGCACAGAAAGATTTAATTATAAATCGAATTTAGATCCAAAAATGAAATCTACGGCGTATAACCATAAAAACAGAGCACACAACCTAAAATAAAAGGATTGgaattcttttcctttttaaattggATTTCTGTTATTCCTAAAGATTTCACAATAAATAATATCGATGAATTTACTAACAAGGACAGGGTATGAGATTCTTACAGGAACAGTGGATCTGTTCTTCATCAAGGATCTTTTATTTGTAACAAAGAGTGAGCTAGTGTTCTGTTTCTCTGTAAAAGCTGGTTTCATCTTTGATGGGAATAAGAGATTTGTCGCCAAACTACACATCTCTGCTTGGTTTCAATATCAGAAATCTGCAAAAACAAGACTGAAGGGAAAAAAACAAtccttaaataaaagaaaactctATTAACGTCTCACGCTTTCGTTCACCGCAACCTACACAATTAAAGCTTGAAGCCCTTTAAAAAACGAGCTTGCTTTCGCTTTCGGTTAAGCTTTATCTTCCAGAAaattaggtttttctttttgtttttgttgcttGCGTGTTGGAGTCAACAATCTTACGATACGAGTGAAAAGTGAAGGTTGCTTCTATTTGTAGACCTTACACAAGTCCAAAATACAATTTGATGAGGTGAGACTGTGAGTGACACGTGGTGTCCAGCTTCTTTACTGCATGAGTTGGCATGTGTCGTGCCATTAAAGCTCAAACGTGGCATTGAGGAGTTCTTTTCGGTTCGTTACCGGATAACCTTTCGGACAAAGAGACAAGCGGTTCGGTCTTTTGCCGAATACTTTAGAAACGATTCTGCACGTTGCGGCTTGGGCAGGAACTTATCTATTGTAGGCAGACCCGGCTCAAATATTTAAAGGGCCCTAGGCTgcctcaatttttttttcaatctttagttatataacttatattatGGTCAATTTGAAATCTAGGACCCtaattttataattcttaaCAAAATAGGATCCTAattttgttaagaaaaaaacatgaccCTGTGCAAATGTGCTGAAGCCGGCACTGATTGTAGGGGTATCTGGCGGTTAAACTGTCGGcaatactttatatttttaaaaagaaaaggcaTTTTAAATTTGGAGGCTTCAAAAACAAcctgaaatttcaaaaaaaaaattacgataAAAAAAGTCGTGTAAATCGTAATGCCATGTGCTTCTCTTTTGATCTCATATATAACTTACTGACTACTGCTTATGAAACCTGAAGGAAAAGGGTATCGAGTAACCAAGTAACAGCCACGGAGAAGACAGACGAAAATAGTGTTTATTGGAATTTCTCAGCAGACAAAACAAGTTATGGGAAACTTTAGGACGAGATTCTTTTATcgggctgactggttttcccgttaccacccgcaaacgcagtttttgcgattcatagcggttgttggcgtttcgaaataatcacagaaaacgctacaaatcgcttcaaaccgctctgaacctcttaaaatcaaaaactggttccagctagcgtttgcggttgcggacggttgcgggagggtaaatctttaaaaaaaaaacagaataaataaaaataatactaaaaatatccaataaacattttaaattgaaataatagaaattgtaaaatgtatacatattatatttcaatttatattataaaaatttaaaaccaaaatattttctataaatttttaaaattttataatatgattttataaatataaattttatatttattatactattataatttttaatatttttataattatataaaatgtaaatattgctaaattattatttaacagatgtttcGTTTGGTAACttaccagtcataagaatcCCGCAAACACAACAATTTCTAACCATTGTatcagtcgtacaaatctctagaaaatgCTTAAAATCGCAACCATCCGCACCCACAAATTCCtacaaccgcaaccgctgcggttacaccagtcagaccTTTAGTGGTTGACTTTTACTATTGACGTTGACTTGTATTGTTTATATTTGGGGTTCTTgtagtttagtttttttcatttgttttttgtgGTGCtaattaaatttcttaaaacatGGTTTTTTAAAGTCTTTTATATCGTATTATGTTTTTCTAAAACAggtatatgtatataacttaGATCTGTATTTCGAAATCAGAAAATTAGTTTGCAAAACTATATCATCCACCAACGGTAGGTTGGATTAGTGGTATAACGTTTGAAGTAGATtttagggaaaattgccaaaacggaacaaaaattcagcatggttgtccctatagtataaaactatcatttagttgtcctttagtataatttctttcataatcccaaaactaacccttgattaatctaattaaacacattaaattaatagaatttttaaaataataattaaaacgtttaaaaagagaaaataaaaataaaaactatttttttttataaaaaaaattttgtaaaatttaataaaaataaaaaaaaaattttacaaatttttttaaataaaaaacgttaaatcaacctaataaaaaacagttaacaaatttttattttttataaaaagtttaaatgtttgtaaactttttaattttatcaaattttaatgaaaaaaaattaaatgtatttttataaagtttgtttaaactttttataaaaatttttgtaaagttttattttatttttataaaatttacaaattttagatagtttgtttaaagtttttataaacatattaaactaaaagaattttaaaaaataattaaaaaacgttttaaaaatggaaaataaaataaaactttaaaaaatttatttaataaaaataaactttgtaaaaataaaaataatttacaaatttttttaataaaaacgttaaataaactaattaaaaacattttacaaagtttatttttataaaaagtttaaaacttttaaaataaaattgtaattaaataaaaaaattaaaatttataaaataaaaataaaactttacaaaaaaattaataaaaactttaaactaacttataaaaagaaacattttataaagttttatttttataaaaagtttaaacgtttgtaaccattttaattttataaaactttttaataaaaatataattttaaaaatgtttataataaaaataaaatttgtaaactttataaagtaaaaataaaattttacaaaaaaatgcacctaatttcaaaacaccacatgttgtatagatatgtatcatagtgaacaagagtttgtgaaaaaaaacaaaagaaaaagggaaaaattgctaatagagaacaaaaaaacaagggtgttgtccctttggtataaatcattttttgtccaatttttctcctttttaccctttgtatttctgaaaactaataaaataaatacttttgtgaatcaaaaaaaatattaaaaatacaaacaattaataaaacaccaatatacacatgctgatatttttttttgttttcaaaaagttgataaataagaatttgaaaatacgttctactaaaggtagaatgtgccttctacggaaaatggtatagtaaaaagcgttttctaaaataaacatgttcatctactattttagaacgtacattctactatttactaatttctaaaaaagtggaatgcgcattctactaatcctaaagctatctacttttcgtccgaaagaatcttctacttttattaagtattctaaatttcgcggaatgtgttttctaaaatgtactcttccgtctactaaaagtagatgcgtgttctggatttttgtcaatgttctaaacttttagaatgcgcattctacggataagattacctgattttgcgaaaattaatgaaaatttcagttatggaaatattctaaaaatcttctaaaaatattctaacttcctaaaacgtgttattttcgattttgcttgtcaaatttttttaaaaaatgattttcatttgtcttattcattaatctatggtttttccatagtttttcttttgtttttttcacaaactcttgttcactatgatacatatctatacaacatgtggtgttttgaaattaggtgcatttttttgtaaaattttatttttactttataaagtttacaattttatttttattaataaacatttttaaaatttatattttattaaaaagtttgataaaattaaaatggttacaaacgttttaaactttttataaaaaataaaactttataaaatgtttcttttttataaagttagtttaaagtttttattaatttttttgtaaagttttattttttattttataaattttaattttttatttaattacaattttatttaaaaagttttaaactttttataaaaaaaaaactttgtaaaatgtttttaattagtttatttaacgtttttattaaaaaaatttgtaaattattttttatttttacaaagtttatttttattaaataaaattttaaaagttttattttatttcccatttttaaaacgtttttaattattttttaaattcttttagtttaatatgttttaataaaaactttaaacaaactatataaaatttgtaaattttataaaaNNNNNNNNNNNNNNNNNNNNNNNNNNNNNNNNNNNNNNNNNNNNNNNNNNNNNNNNNNNNNNNNNNNNNNNNNNNNNNNNNNNNNNNNNNNNNNNNNNNNTGCTttcggacgaaaagtagatagctttaggattagtagaatgcgcgttccacttttttagaaaattagtaaatagtagaatgtacgttctaaaaatagtagatgaacatgtttattttagaaaacgctttctactataccattttccgtagaaggcacattctacctttagtagaacgtattttcaaattcttatttatcaactttttgaaaacaaaaaaaatatcagcatgtgtatattggtgttttattaattgtttgtatttttaatatttttttgattcataaaagtatttattttattagttttcagaaatacaaagggtaaaaaggagaaaaattggacaaaaaatgatttataccaaaaggacaacacccttgttttttttgttctctattagCAATTTGATTCCTGCTGGAAAGACGGATAAATTCCTAATCAAAAGACTTATCACAGTAAGGAACCTGTAGCTACTATATCATCCGAATTTTTGGTTCTTTATTATCATATACTATTAGTTTTGCCTTGTAAGcatttcatcaaaatattaaaacatatagcAAAGTTACATAAAAATTAAGGATGTTTTGGAAGTCATTTCATATGATTGCGGATTTTATTAATGGTTTCTAGAAGATTTTCTAGATTTTCTTTGTTCAACTAATATAGAGTAGTTTAAGAGGATTTAAACCAATACGTTAAATCTGAAATGTAATTTgcgtatttattatataaaagtaaCCAGCCAGTAAATCATTTTCATCATAAACTTTCATCAACCCAATAAACAGAGCACACAAGCAGAGGTAATCTTGTGCGACCATGTTCAATCTCCGTAACGTGAAGACGTAGGAGACATAACAGAGCTATGTCCTGGAGATAGAGATGGTGAAAAAGACAGATTTGTTTCTGCCTCTGCAAGAAATCGACCACCAATTGTCGGTTCGGGTAAAGGAGTAGAGCAACAACTAAACCAATGAAGAACTGTATCTATAGTCGGCCTTGTCTCTGCATTTCCATCGATACATAGCAAAGCAATGTGAATGTATCTCAAGATTTCGCTTATCGAATCTTCTCTTTCTTGTTCTCTCATCACTTCGTGGACCACATAGATGGCTTCTTCTCTGTTCCAACATCTCATAACCTAATAGAAAATACACCATTAAAGAACTGCTTAATATACCAACCACAGTCAGTTTTGGACAAAACCTAATGAAACATTGGCCTTAGTTCCTAGAATGAATATATATGCCTTATGACCCCTAACTTATACaattatttgttgtttttaatCTGAAATATTTGTGGCTAAATAACAACTATATATACTTTTGCTTGAATTTAAACTCACATATTCAATTAGTAATTCTTGGTCCCCACTACTATAAGCTCTTTTCCTGCTGATGATCATCAGGATGGTAACTCCAAAAGCATAAACATCGGATTTGATAGAAACACGACCAGTTCTCATGTACTCTGGATCTAAAAACCCTCTGTAGTCCATCAAAAATGTTGTGTATTAGTCTCTAACGCTCTTTGCTCTTTAAAACATCAACGCTCAACACTACACGTATGTAAATCACTAAACATCACTTACATGGTACCGACAATTACAGTTGATTCTCCTTCACTCTCACCTTGTTGCATCATCCTCGCCAATTCGAACCCCGCGATCTTTGgtttaaattctaaatccaaTAGAATGTTTGAAGGTTTAATGTCGCGGTGAACAACCCATAACTGGGATTCTTCATGAATGTAACGTAGCCCTCGGGCTATGCCTTGGACAATGTTTCGACACATCTCCCAACTTAGCTGATGAGAATCTCTATGTGGATCTGAAGCAGATAACCACAATAAGTAATGACTAGAGCTTGAGAACTAGACATTATTTGATTTAGAAAGGATGCTCATCAATTTTGTCTAACCAGATATATAACTTTGGAGGCTTGAGTTAGGCATGAACTCATAAACAAGGTAACGTTGGTCTTGTTTAGAGCAGAAACCAAGAAGATGGATCAGATTCTTGTGCTTTAGCTTTGACAAAATCTCGACTTCATTACTAAAATCTCTCTCACTTCTGGTTGAACTTCCAAGAAATCTCTTGACTGCTATTTCTTCCCCACTTTGAAGCCTACCCtgattttgttatatatatagaaacgaATCTGTTACTACACTAATAgactagagttttttttttaatataaaatcatgACCAGAACCTAACCTTGTAGACAGAACCAAATCCGCCACGACCAATCACATGTGAGAAGTTATCAGTTGCAGCTCTAATGGTTTCAAAGTCAAATTCGAAAGCTGGAGAAGTTAGCAGAACAAATGCTTGAGTCACATGTGAGAAGATAACAAACGAGAAAAAAACGAAGACTTACTGCCTAGGAAACCAGTAGTGATGAAGTCAGAAGagttcttcttttttcttcgaAAAACGGTATCAAGAAACGAAGTACCGGCCATGGCGAAGACGAAGACAATGTTTGTTTGGATCTTCTTAGAGAACAAGCCATGGGAAACTTATTGCAAGAAACATTTTTTCTTCAATAATTGACTTTGAACATGTCCAATTAGTTGACCATTGACTTGTATATTTTCGTTTAGCTTATCTTTGGGGTTATTTAAGTCTTTGATAGGCTTGGGTATTCAGGTCATTGGATTAGATTCAGGTCATGATTTTTTGAGTCTGGGTTTTTCAGGTCCAAAACATTTCGACCCTACTAAATCgtagaaatattttatatttttggtctgttttttttttaatcctatGGAAAGGTCCAAACTAATTTTCAAGGGGAGGTGCAGCCTACGCATAGACCATCTgattttttcatatttgaaatcggttcaaatttctaattaaaataaaaacttataatatttaaatatgtaacgGTCCTGAGTCCACATCGATTCAAatattttaggatttaaaaaaacCTCGAAATGCTTGACCTCCATcataatttaaccaaaatatatcCTAT
This genomic stretch from Raphanus sativus cultivar WK10039 chromosome 3, ASM80110v3, whole genome shotgun sequence harbors:
- the LOC108844784 gene encoding magnesium dechelatase SGR2, chloroplastic-like, translating into MCSLATNLLFPSKMKPAFTEKQNTSSLFVTNKRSLMKNRSTVPVARLFGPAIFEASKLKVSFLGVDEKKHPSKLPRTYTLTHSDITAKLTLAISQSINNSQLQGWANRLFRDEVVAEWKKVKGKMSLHVHCHISGGHFLLDLIAKLRYYIFCKELPVVLKAFVHGDGNLLNSYPELQESPVWVYFHSNIPEYNKVECWGPLWEATQHNHDGNRTRKKCETFPELACPHECKCCFPSVSTIPWSHRHYQHGRGDENENFGGGELGISIPNSERLK
- the LOC108845874 gene encoding cysteine-rich receptor-like protein kinase 45, which produces MAGTSFLDTVFRRKKKNSSDFITTGFLGTFEFDFETIRAATDNFSHVIGRGGFGSVYKGRLQSGEEIAVKRFLGSSTRSERDFSNEVEILSKLKHKNLIHLLGFCSKQDQRYLVYEFMPNSSLQSYISDPHRDSHQLSWEMCRNIVQGIARGLRYIHEESQLWVVHRDIKPSNILLDLEFKPKIAGFELARMMQQGESEGESTVIVGTIGFLDPEYMRTGRVSIKSDVYAFGVTILMIISRKRAYSSGDQELLIEYVMRCWNREEAIYVVHEVMREQEREDSISEILRYIHIALLCIDGNAETRPTIDTVLHWFSCCSTPLPEPTIGGRFLAEAETNLSFSPSLSPGHSSVMSPTSSRYGD